The nucleotide window GTTCACGCGCCCGTCGGGCTGGAACGCCGCGATGCAGCCGTGGGGCTCCAGCGCCACGTGCTGGGTGGTGGGCAGGATGAAGGTGTCCTCGAAAACGTGGGCGCATTCGGCGAACCCCTGCTCGATATCTCCCTTGCGCAGCTTGAAATGGGTGCAGACGTTGGTGTTCTCGATGGGCTTCAGCTCCGCCAGGTCGGCGAAGCCGTGCTCCGGAATGCGCACGGTCTCGTGCACCAGGATGGCGTCCGCCTTGACCGAGTCCTGCACCTCCATCACCGGCGGCAGGTCCTCGTACTCCACCACGATGAGGTTCGCCGCCTCCTCGGCGGCCTCCCGGGTCTGTGCCGCCACCGCCGCCACCGGATCGCCCACGTGCCGGACCTTGTCCACCGCCACGATGGTCTGGTCCTTGAACACCGGGCCGTAGTAGGGCTCGATGCCGGTGCCCTGGACCACGTCGTCCTTGGTGTAGACCGCCACCACCCCCGGCACCTTGAGGGCCTCGGACGCGTCCACGTAGCGGATCCACGCGTGGGCCACCGGGCTGCGGAGAACGACCCCCTCCAGGACCCCGGGCATCTTCATGTCCGCCAGGTACGCGGCCCGGCCCGTGAGCTTCGCCTGGTAGTCCAGCCGCTGTCCGTCCTGCGCGCTCAGCGGCCTCTCGCTTATCGCCATGACACGCTCCTTTGAAACCTCACGCCACGTGTTCCTATGCCTGGGCCACGCTGCGGATGGCCTGCATGATCTCTTGGTAGCAGCCGCAGCGGCAGAAGCTGCCACCCATGTAGCTCTTGATCTGCTCGTCGTCGGGGCGGGGATTCTCGTCCAGCATGGCCTTGGCGGTGAGCAGGAAGCCCGAAGTGCAATAGCCGCACTGAAGCGCCCCGTACTTCATGAACGCCTCCTGCAACGGGTGCAGCCGGTCACTGTCGGCCAACCCCTCCACCGTGGTGACCTTGCGCCCGTCCGCGTCCACCGCCAGCACCGAGCACGCGCTCACGGGCTTGCCGTCGACCAGGAGCGTGCACGCGCCGCACACCTGGATGTCGCACCCCAGCTTGGCGCCGGTGAGGTCCAGCTCCTCCCGCACCACGTCCAGCAGCGTGCGCCACGGGTCCACTTCCACTTGGCACGACGCGCCGTTGACCTCCATGGTGATGGCCTTCTTCATCCGTAAAGTCCTCTCCGTCCCTGTTCGTCTTCATTCAGCAGGGCGCCGGCCCCGAATCCGTCACGCCCGGGAAACCGGCTGTATCAAAACTCCGCTCGGCCACGAAACGGCACCAACACCCCGATTCGTCATTCGGCACCAACACCCCGATTCGTCATTCCCGCGGAAGCGGGAATCCAGGCGGGGCGAGGCGGGGTACCACGCCCGATCGGCCCCTCCCAACCCATGGATTCCCGCGTTCGCGGGAATGACGATCCGTAGGGTGCGTGCCTCACGAGTTTTTGACACAGCCTGTTCCGCGCGAATGACGATTCGGGGCGTCGGTGGCAACTCGTACCCAACCGGGGTCAACCTCAACCGTTGCCTCTCGCCTTCTCGTACACCCTGGACGCCAGCCGGCGCACCAGCGCCGCCACCATCTCGCGCTTGTAGCGCTCGGAACCGCGCAGGTCGTCCATTGGGTCGCTTTCATCGGCGGCGGCCCGGGCCGCCGCCTGGAGGTTCTCGTCCGTCAGCGGCTTCCCTTCCAGCGCCGCCTCGGCGTTGCGCGCACGCATGGGCGTGGGCGCGACGCAGCCCAGGCCGATGCGCACGTCGCCGCAGGCGCCGTCGTCCGGGTTCACCGACATGCGCACGGCCACGCCGATGCACGGCTTGTCCACCACCGAGCTGCTGGAGAAACGCACGTAGTCGATGGCGCTGTGGGCCGGGAGCGGCGGGATCACCACGTGCGTGAGCACCTCGTCCTCCTGCAACTGGGTCTCGTAGTAGTCCAGGAAGACTTCTTCCAGCGGCAGCGTGCGTCCGCCCGAGGTGTTGGCGATGCGCACGGTGGCGTCCAGGGTGATGAACACGCACGGCAGGTCGGTCAACGGCTCGCCCGAGGCGATGTTGCCCCCCACCGTGGCCATGTTGCGCACGCGGATATTGGCCACGTCGTGCTCCAGCTCGCACAGCACCGGCAGGCGCTGGGCCAGGAGGCTCGACGTCTCGATGTCGTGGTGTGTCACCAGCGCGCCGATGATCAGGTCGCCGCCCGACTCCTCGATGCGCCGCAGCGCGTCGATCTTCTTGATGTTGATCAGCGCGTCGGGCTGCAGGAAACCCTGTTTGAGCAGGATGGTGAGGGAGCTGCCGCCGGCGAACACGCGCGCGTTGCCGGCGTATTGCTTGAGCAGCCCGCAGGCTTCATCCACGGTGGCGGGTTCCAGGTATTCAAAGTGTTTCATGATCCCCCGGAAGGGTTGTCAACGGCGCCGGCTAACCGCCTCAGATGTAGTCGACCTTGTCGACGCCGGGCACCACGACCTTGCGGTAGTACTCGTTGTCGTGCAGCGGCATGGTGGCGTCGATGCCCCAGACCGCGGTCGTGCGCGGCGCCGGAGCCGAAGGGTCGAGGGTGGACATGGCCAGGTTCGGCACGATGATGACGTCCTTGTCCGGCTGGACGCGCGTGTTGACGGCCCATTCCACGTCCACCGGATCGTGCACGTTGATGTCCTCGTCCACGACGACCACGCGCTTGAAGCCCGCGCCCGTGGCCAGCAGCGCCAGGATGACATTGCGCGCCTCCGCGTCGTGGCGCTTGCGCATGGACACCACGGCGTGGTGCCGGAAGGTGCCGCCGGCGCTGACGCTGAAGTCCTTGATCTCCGGCGTGATGGACGCCACCGTGCGATACACGAGCGCCGCGTTGGCGCATTCGATGAGGGTGTGGTTCTCGGTCACCGGCATGCCCGTGAGGCAGGTCTCGTAGATGGGGTTGCGCCGCATGGTAACGGCGGTGACCTGTATCACCGGCGCCTGCTTGCTCTCGCTGTAGGTGCCCGGGTACTCGCCGTAGGGGCCGTCCGACACCCGCTCTCCGGGGATGGTCACCCCCTCGATCACCACTTCGGCGTGGGCGGGCACGTCCACGTCGATGGTGTCGCACTTGGTCAACTGCACGGGCGCGCCGCGCAGGCCGCCCGCAACCGCGAACTCGTCCACGCCGTAAGGCACGCGCGCCTGGGAGCCGATGATGATGGCCGGGTCCACGCCGATGGCCGTGGCCACCTCCAGCCCCTCGCCCCGGTCCTCGGCCTTGAGGATCATGCGCCCCAGGTGATGGTCTGCCGGCGCCCACAGGGACAGCTTGTCCTTGGCCAGCCGCAGCATCCGGTGGATGGATACGTTGGGAATGCGCGTCTCGGGATCCTTGCCGATCTGGACGCCGATGGTGACGTACGCGCCGCAGTCCTTCTCCGAGTGGACGCAGATGGGCAGCTTGTCGAGGTCGATGTCGTCGCCGGTCCAGCGCACTTCCTTGACCGGACCGGTGGACACCATCTCGGAGGGAATGCGCGCCTCCTCCAGCGTCAGGTAGCGCTCCAGCAGCTTGTCCTCGGTGACCCCCAGGCCCAGCGCCACCAGCCGCCGGGTGGCGTACAGCGCTCCGAGCACGCGCCAGTCGGGATGGTCCTTGACGTTGTTGAACAACAGCGCGGGGCCGCCCACGTCGGAGCTCTTGCGGATGCCGGCGGCGACCTCGAAACGCGTGTCCACCTCCCGGTTCACTTCCAGCAACTGGCCCTCTCGTTCCAGCACGTCTAGGAATTCTCGCAGGTCTTGATGCAAAGCAGGTCTCCCGGTTCGAAGCCAGTCCCTCATTCCCGCGGGAGCTTGCCCCTGGACCCCGATCGGGGGCGGGAATTCAGTCTAATTACCAGTTGGCCCCAGGGGAGTCTACCGGTTTGACAACGCCCGCCGGGCTGGAGTAGGCAGACACACTTCTGCTCGACAAGCAGGGCCCCGCGGTTGTCGCGCATACCGGTTGTCACGCATACCCTCGGGTGGCACCATGCCAATGGCGACATGTACCGCTCGAATCCTGGAATGGAAGTGAGCACGAAATCCGTATGATCACGATCCGGGCACTACGCAAGGAGTTCATCGTCACCGACGGCAAGGTCGCGGCGCTCAAGAAGCTCGACCTCGACGTCGAGGAGGGGGAGTTCTTCGTCATCGTCGGCGCCAGCGGCTCGGGCAAGACCACGCTGCTGCGCTGCGTGGCGGGACTCGAGACCCCCAACAGCGGCGAGATCCAGATCGCCGACCGCACCGTGTTCGGCGACGATCCGCCGGTGTGGGTGCCGCCCCAAGACCGAAACTTCGGGATGGTGTTCCAGTCCTACGCCGTGTGGCCGCACCTGACGGTGTTCGACAACGTCGCCCTGCCCTTGCGCGAGGGCGCCCAGAAGATCCCGCGCCAGCAGATCAACGGCCGGGTGCGGAACGCGCTCCACATGGTGCAGCTCGACGAGCAGATCGACCGTCCGTCCACGCTGCTGAGCGGCGGCCAGCAGCAACGGGTGGCGCTGGCCCGTGCCATCGCCGTGAACCCCAGGGTGCTGCTCATGGACGAGCCCCTGAGCAACCTCGACGCGCGCCTGCGCGAGGACGTGCGCGGGCGCATCCGCGACTTGGCCAAACAACTCGGCGCCACCGTGCTCTACGTCACCCACGACCAGATCGAGGCCATGGCCATGGCCGACAAGATCGCCCTCATGAGCCTGGGCGAGCTGCTGCAGTACGGCAGTCCCACGGAGCTCTACCGCAGCCCCAACTGCACCGAGGTGGCCGAGTTCTTCGGTTCGGTGAACTGGCTTCCGGGCCGCAGTGTGGAGGCCAACCTGGTGGAGACCCGGATCGGGCGCTTCCGTGCGTCCGGCGACACCGAACCAGGTACGGAGGTGTTCGTGGGATTCCGGCCCGAGTGCATCCAGTACGCCGAGCCGGCGGACGAGTCGGCGGAAAACACCTTCGAGGCGCGCCTGACCTCCAGCATCTTTCTGGGCGATCAGTTCGTCTACGACGCGACCGTTGGCGACATTCCACTCACCGGCAAGAGCCGCGCGGTGCCCACGACCCACGGCGGCATGCTCTCGCTCCGCGTGATGCCCGACGATGTCATGGTATTCGCGGCGGACGAGAAAAACACGACCTTCGTGAACTCGGTGGGCAAGCAGAGCTAGTGTCCGGTTGGTTCGCGTCAATAATATGCCGAGGATTTTTCGTCGTGGGCAAGGCGCGACGACGAGCGGGGTGTAGGCTCTTGTTGCAACATTGCGGTTGATTTGCACCTGCCCCGAAAACTGGTAGAAGGGGTTTCCGTGTCAGAAACCCAACACCGAAGGAGGAGACTGATGCTCGATATCAAACGCAACCAAAGGTGGGCCGTCGCCCTGTGCGCGGCTTTATGCTCCCTGTTCCTGGCCGCCGGGGCCTATGCGGCCGACGCTCCCAAGAACCTGCAGGAGCTGGTGGAGGCCGCCAAGAAAGAGACGACGCTTCGCGCCATGTGGTCGTCGTCCAGCCTGAGCGGCGGCAAGGGCTTCGCTGAGGTCATCGCCGCCATGAACAAGATGTACGGCACCAATATCAAGCCGAAGTTCACCCCGGGCCCGTCCATGACGCGCATGATCGGCAATCTGACCCGTGAGATGAAGGCCGGGCAGCCCGCCAGCACGGACGTCGTTTGGGGCAACTCCGGAGGCGTGCTGCAGGCCAGCAAGGTGGGGCTGACGCGCTCGCTGCCCTGGAAAGCGTATCTCGGTCGGCCGATGCTGGATCCCGAGCCCGGATTCGATCCCTTGGGCCCCAACGGCAACGCGCTGGCCTCCGCTTCGACGCTCGTGGGCATCATGTTCAACTCCGACGTGGTGAAGGGCGACGACATCCCCAAGAGCATGCACGACGTCCTCGACCCCAAGTGGAAGGGCAAGATCGCTTCCACTCCTTATGCCGCGGGCGTGCGTGAGTTCGCCATGGACGACCTCCTGGGCAAGGAAGTCATGGTGGACTACACGAAGAAGCTCGCCAAGCAGATCGGCGGGCTGATCCGGTGCGGCGCGGTTGACAAGCTCACCAGCGGCGAGTTCGCCATGCTGGTGTTCAGTTGCGGCGACCAGTACGTCAACCGGTACAAGAGTGAAGGAGTCCCGCTGGGTTACGCCGTGGTGAAGGAGGCGGTGGTCTCCCACACCCGCTACGGCTCCGTGCCGGTGCATGCGCAGGCCCCCGCCGCTGCCGCCCTCTTCGTGGCGTATCTGCACACGCCGGAAGGCCAGAAGTGGATGTGGGAAAGGAACGGCCTGGACTTTCACCTCTATCCGGAGTCCCAGCAGCGCAAGACGCTCGATGTGGCCAAGGCCCAGGGCGCCAAGGTGGTCGTCAACTCACCGCAATGGCTGGGGAGCCAGACCACGTATCGCGCTACCCGCAAGGAACTCGAGAAGATCCTGGCGGAAGGCAAGACCAACTAGCGGCGCAGAGGACGCGGGCGGGCCGGCGGCCCGCCCGCAGCCACCATGGAACAAGTCGCAGGCTGGCCCCGGCTTCGCGCCCTCCGGCCAAGGGTATCACCCGTCCTCACGGGGCTCGCCAGCATCCCGTTGCTGGTGATCTTCGTGTTGGTGGCCGTGCTGGTGTGGATCAGCTTCCAGACCGGCATCCTGGGCAGCTTCGAGGCCGACTACAGCCTTGACAACTACGCCGAACTGCTGGGCGACCCTTTCGTCGCCCGGGTCACTTTCAACACCCTCATTTTCACCGTCGTCACCACGCTGGTGGCGCTGATCATCGGGCTACCCATCGCCTGGCTCACCGAACGCACCACCATGCCCGGCAAGGGTCTGGTGTACGCCACCATGACCCTCGGGCTGCTGATTCCCGGCATCTACACGGCCATGGGGTGGACCTTCATGGCGCACCAGCGCATGGGCTTCATGAACCGCTGGCTGGTAAACATTTTCGGCCTCGAGCAGGGACCCTTCAACATCGCCACGCCGGCGGGCATGGGCTTCGTGCAGGGACTCAGTCTCGCGGCGCTGGCGTTCATCCTGACGGCGCAAATGTTCCGCGCCATGAACCCGTCGCTGGAGGAGGCCGCCAAGATCCACGGCATGAGCCTCTTCGCCACCCTACGCCGGGTGACCCTGCCGCTGGCCTTCCCCGCCATCCTGGCCGCGGTCATCTACATCGCCACCATCGCCATCGCCACCTTCGACATCCCGGCCATCATCGGCCTCGGCAACCGCGTGTACATGCTCAGCACCTTCGTCTACCTCAAGACGAACCCTGGCGACGACGAGTTCCCGGAACACGGGGTCACCGCGGCGCTGGGCGTCCTGATGATCGGCCTCGCGGTGCTGCTGACCTGGTGGTACAGCTCGGTGCTGCGCCAGGGGCACCGCTACGAAGTCGTGACCGGCAAGGGCTATCGCCCCACTCTCGTGGACATCGGCCGCTGGGGCTGGGTGGGCTGGGCCTTTATCGGCCTCTATGTCGTCGCGTCCAAGCTGCTGCCGCTGCTGCTCATCGCCTACGTCGCGCTGACCCCGTACGTGGCGCCGCCCTCCTGGGAAATGCTCAGCCGCATGTCCCTCACGGCCTTCGAGCGGGTCGACTGGGATCTGGTATACCGGGGCCTCACCAACACCGTGCTGCTGGTGGCGCTGGTGCCAACCATAACCCTGGTGGTCGCGTTCGCCATGTCATGGCTCATCGTGCGTTCCGGCAGCCGATACCGCTACGTGCTGGAGTTCGGCGCTTTCCTGCCCCACGCCCTGCCGGAGGTGATCCTGGCCATCGCCGCGCTGCTGCTGTCGCTGTTCGTGCTCAAGGGCTTCCTGCCGCTCTACGGCACGGTGTGGCTTATCGCCATCGTCTACGTGGTGTCGCGGCTGGCCTTCGCCACCCGCGCCCTGAACAGCTCGCTGCTCCAGATACACAAGGAACTGGAGGAAGCGGCATACACCTCGGGCCTGTCCCCGGTGCGGACTTCCTGGCGCATCCTCGTGCCGCTGCTGCGTCCCACCATCATGTCGGTGTGGATCTGGTCCGCCATCCTGGTGTACCGGGAACTCACCGTGGCGGCG belongs to Deltaproteobacteria bacterium and includes:
- a CDS encoding molybdopterin-dependent oxidoreductase — translated: MAISERPLSAQDGQRLDYQAKLTGRAAYLADMKMPGVLEGVVLRSPVAHAWIRYVDASEALKVPGVVAVYTKDDVVQGTGIEPYYGPVFKDQTIVAVDKVRHVGDPVAAVAAQTREAAEEAANLIVVEYEDLPPVMEVQDSVKADAILVHETVRIPEHGFADLAELKPIENTNVCTHFKLRKGDIEQGFAECAHVFEDTFILPTTQHVALEPHGCIAAFQPDGRVN
- a CDS encoding (2Fe-2S)-binding protein, translating into MKKAITMEVNGASCQVEVDPWRTLLDVVREELDLTGAKLGCDIQVCGACTLLVDGKPVSACSVLAVDADGRKVTTVEGLADSDRLHPLQEAFMKYGALQCGYCTSGFLLTAKAMLDENPRPDDEQIKSYMGGSFCRCGCYQEIMQAIRSVAQA
- a CDS encoding xanthine dehydrogenase family protein subunit M, which produces MKHFEYLEPATVDEACGLLKQYAGNARVFAGGSSLTILLKQGFLQPDALINIKKIDALRRIEESGGDLIIGALVTHHDIETSSLLAQRLPVLCELEHDVANIRVRNMATVGGNIASGEPLTDLPCVFITLDATVRIANTSGGRTLPLEEVFLDYYETQLQEDEVLTHVVIPPLPAHSAIDYVRFSSSSVVDKPCIGVAVRMSVNPDDGACGDVRIGLGCVAPTPMRARNAEAALEGKPLTDENLQAAARAAADESDPMDDLRGSERYKREMVAALVRRLASRVYEKARGNG
- a CDS encoding UbiD family decarboxylase, which codes for MRDWLRTGRPALHQDLREFLDVLEREGQLLEVNREVDTRFEVAAGIRKSSDVGGPALLFNNVKDHPDWRVLGALYATRRLVALGLGVTEDKLLERYLTLEEARIPSEMVSTGPVKEVRWTGDDIDLDKLPICVHSEKDCGAYVTIGVQIGKDPETRIPNVSIHRMLRLAKDKLSLWAPADHHLGRMILKAEDRGEGLEVATAIGVDPAIIIGSQARVPYGVDEFAVAGGLRGAPVQLTKCDTIDVDVPAHAEVVIEGVTIPGERVSDGPYGEYPGTYSESKQAPVIQVTAVTMRRNPIYETCLTGMPVTENHTLIECANAALVYRTVASITPEIKDFSVSAGGTFRHHAVVSMRKRHDAEARNVILALLATGAGFKRVVVVDEDINVHDPVDVEWAVNTRVQPDKDVIIVPNLAMSTLDPSAPAPRTTAVWGIDATMPLHDNEYYRKVVVPGVDKVDYI
- a CDS encoding ABC transporter ATP-binding protein; the encoded protein is MITIRALRKEFIVTDGKVAALKKLDLDVEEGEFFVIVGASGSGKTTLLRCVAGLETPNSGEIQIADRTVFGDDPPVWVPPQDRNFGMVFQSYAVWPHLTVFDNVALPLREGAQKIPRQQINGRVRNALHMVQLDEQIDRPSTLLSGGQQQRVALARAIAVNPRVLLMDEPLSNLDARLREDVRGRIRDLAKQLGATVLYVTHDQIEAMAMADKIALMSLGELLQYGSPTELYRSPNCTEVAEFFGSVNWLPGRSVEANLVETRIGRFRASGDTEPGTEVFVGFRPECIQYAEPADESAENTFEARLTSSIFLGDQFVYDATVGDIPLTGKSRAVPTTHGGMLSLRVMPDDVMVFAADEKNTTFVNSVGKQS
- a CDS encoding extracellular solute-binding protein, producing MLDIKRNQRWAVALCAALCSLFLAAGAYAADAPKNLQELVEAAKKETTLRAMWSSSSLSGGKGFAEVIAAMNKMYGTNIKPKFTPGPSMTRMIGNLTREMKAGQPASTDVVWGNSGGVLQASKVGLTRSLPWKAYLGRPMLDPEPGFDPLGPNGNALASASTLVGIMFNSDVVKGDDIPKSMHDVLDPKWKGKIASTPYAAGVREFAMDDLLGKEVMVDYTKKLAKQIGGLIRCGAVDKLTSGEFAMLVFSCGDQYVNRYKSEGVPLGYAVVKEAVVSHTRYGSVPVHAQAPAAAALFVAYLHTPEGQKWMWERNGLDFHLYPESQQRKTLDVAKAQGAKVVVNSPQWLGSQTTYRATRKELEKILAEGKTN
- a CDS encoding iron ABC transporter permease, which codes for MEQVAGWPRLRALRPRVSPVLTGLASIPLLVIFVLVAVLVWISFQTGILGSFEADYSLDNYAELLGDPFVARVTFNTLIFTVVTTLVALIIGLPIAWLTERTTMPGKGLVYATMTLGLLIPGIYTAMGWTFMAHQRMGFMNRWLVNIFGLEQGPFNIATPAGMGFVQGLSLAALAFILTAQMFRAMNPSLEEAAKIHGMSLFATLRRVTLPLAFPAILAAVIYIATIAIATFDIPAIIGLGNRVYMLSTFVYLKTNPGDDEFPEHGVTAALGVLMIGLAVLLTWWYSSVLRQGHRYEVVTGKGYRPTLVDIGRWGWVGWAFIGLYVVASKLLPLLLIAYVALTPYVAPPSWEMLSRMSLTAFERVDWDLVYRGLTNTVLLVALVPTITLVVAFAMSWLIVRSGSRYRYVLEFGAFLPHALPEVILAIAALLLSLFVLKGFLPLYGTVWLIAIVYVVSRLAFATRALNSSLLQIHKELEEAAYTSGLSPVRTSWRILVPLLRPTIMSVWIWSAILVYRELTVAAFLISHDNITLPAVIWSYWNSSATSLAAAVTLLMTVVLTPLILIFWWFGRRSLMPES